ACTGGACCGGCAACACCAACTGGTTGAGCAGCGACCCGCTGGGAAGTTGGTACGGGGTCATCACCGACAGCGACGGTCGTGTTAGCCAAGTGGGGCTCAGCCAGAACCAGTTGACGGGGGAGATCCCTGCCGAGTTGGGGCAGTTGAGCAACCTCCAGTCCCTGAACCTCTACTCCAACCAGTTGACCGGGGAGATTCCTGCCGAGTTGGGCTACTTGACCACCCTCTGGGCCCTGATTCTCCGCGACAACCAGTTAACGGGGAAGATCCCTGCCGAGTTAGGGCAGTTGTTCAGCCTCGGGGCCCTGTTTCTCGACGAGAACCAGTTGACGGGGGAGATCCCTGCCGAGTTGGGGCAGTTGAGCAACCTCGAGCAGCTATATCTCGACGAGAACCGGTTGACGGGGGAGATCCCTGCCGAGCTGGGGCAGTTGAGCGACCTTCTATGGCTGCGTCTCGACAAGAACCAGTTAACGGGAGATATCCCTTCCGAGTTGGCGCAGTTGAGCAACCTCGAGACCCTAGGGCTCGGCGGGAACCAGTTGACCGGGGAGATCCCTGCCGAGTTGGGGCAGTTGAGTAACCTCCAGCGGCTATATCTCGACGGGAACCAGCTGACGGGGGAGATCCCTTCTGCGTTGGGTAACTTGGCCAACCTCCTGAGGCTGCGTCTCCACGACAATGAGTTGAGCGGGGAGATCCCTGTCGAGCTGGCGAACTTGCCGACACTTGTGGAACTGTCGCTCTGGGGTAATCCGTTGACCGGAATGATCCCGGCCGGGTTGGCTGCGGCCCAGGAACGGGGGGCGCTGAGGGTGTTCTACAACGCGACCGGGGGCGCCAACTGGACCGATAAGACCAACTGGTTGAGCGGGGGCGGACCATCGACTTGGTACGGTGTATCCACGGATGTAGAGGGCCGCGTCGAAGAACTTCGGCTTTCCTCCAATGGACTGACCGGAACGCTCGGTGCCGAGCTGGGAGCCTTGACCCAGCTCACGGGGCTGTATCTCAACGACAACCGATTGACTGGAAGGGTCCCTGCGGAATTAGAGAGCCTGCCCCAGCTGCAGGTCTTGGACATCCGCAACACCGGTCTGTGTGTGAAGCGGGGAACTTCGCTGCACACGTGGCTGGCAACGATCAATTTCCAGGGAGCCTTCTGCGCCACCCGGCGTTTTCCGCCGTCTCCGCCTCCACCACCGGGACCGTCCGCGCCGGGGGCTCCCCGCAACCTGACGGTGGTGGGCGGGATCGGAAAGGTCGTGCTGAGCTGGGAAGCTCCGGAAAATGACGGCGGCGCTGCAATCACTGACTACGAGTACCGCATCGACCGCAGTCCCCCCTGGATTTCCACCGGCTCCACCGATACCACCCATACCGTCAGCGGCCTCGACAGTGGCACCACCTATCTCTTCGAGGTGCGTGCCGTGAACCGCGTCGGCAGTGGTTCGGCTTCCAACCGAGTCGAGGCTGCACCGAAAGCTCCGGAAGTGCTGGACTTTTCGCATTTTGTCAATGGGGAGGGCATTACCTCTGACCTGGTGTTCGTGAATGTGGGAACCCGGCCGGTTCGTCCCACACTCTATTTCTACGGCACGGAGGGCAGCCCGATTGCCGCCGAATCGGTGGTGGATATCGCAGAAGATCTGGAGGTCGCCGAGGACGGCGCCCTGACAGTCGGAACCGAGATGGAGC
The window above is part of the Acidobacteriota bacterium genome. Proteins encoded here:
- a CDS encoding fibronectin type III domain-containing protein; translation: MQWNLAGMVPGRAVCVLVAVLLLTIGNARAQGSVAEDRAALEALYNATGGANWTGNTNWLSSDPLGSWYGVITDSDGRVSQVGLSQNQLTGEIPAELGQLSNLQSLNLYSNQLTGEIPAELGYLTTLWALILRDNQLTGKIPAELGQLFSLGALFLDENQLTGEIPAELGQLSNLEQLYLDENRLTGEIPAELGQLSDLLWLRLDKNQLTGDIPSELAQLSNLETLGLGGNQLTGEIPAELGQLSNLQRLYLDGNQLTGEIPSALGNLANLLRLRLHDNELSGEIPVELANLPTLVELSLWGNPLTGMIPAGLAAAQERGALRVFYNATGGANWTDKTNWLSGGGPSTWYGVSTDVEGRVEELRLSSNGLTGTLGAELGALTQLTGLYLNDNRLTGRVPAELESLPQLQVLDIRNTGLCVKRGTSLHTWLATINFQGAFCATRRFPPSPPPPPGPSAPGAPRNLTVVGGIGKVVLSWEAPENDGGAAITDYEYRIDRSPPWISTGSTDTTHTVSGLDSGTTYLFEVRAVNRVGSGSASNRVEAAPKAPEVLDFSHFVNGEGITSDLVFVNVGTRPVRPTLYFYGTEGSPIAAESVVDIAEDLEVAEDGALTVGTEMEPLGELTVSTHGREALVTGSVKVVSEGPLGGMLRFELPHIGQAVVRAGTPLGEAVFPVRRQQGGINTGVAIHNLESTETLVDCQLLREGVLVDAVSIPLAANGQTSWSIDQAFPAADTSDFAGSVRCDAEGRARFSAIALEMDSGTRIFTTLPVLEVYRAFANTATEATTLDFAHFANGESILSELVFVNLETRPSRPRISPFHAAIPPTRPVIYFYDPEGNPIAPETVVDTRGDLEVTEDGGLTVRTEMEPLGELAVSTHGRGPVVTGSVKVLSEGHMGGMLRFDLPHVGQAVVGASAATSDVIFPVRRRQGGITTGVAIHNLESTETRVDCELLREGVLVDAVSIPLAANGQTSWSIDQAFTAADTSEFSGSVRCTAVGDGEFTAAALEMDSGTRIFITLPVLEVEKRMSQD